The following are encoded in a window of Urocitellus parryii isolate mUroPar1 chromosome 7, mUroPar1.hap1, whole genome shotgun sequence genomic DNA:
- the LOC144255693 gene encoding interleukin-36 beta-like, which yields MSSSSPSRLEQPQTGSFPPPHTPIPNTSSSEDPMFTPELQDMPVFYTIRDSQQMVWVLSGDVLIAAPSSNNVQPVTLTLIACRDTALHDEEKGNLVFLGIKGKDLSFCCAEVEGQPTLQLKEVSIMELYRENKARTPFLFFHSLEGSTSAFQLASHPGWFIAMSSTAKQSVTLTQERGLANTNFYLGREN from the exons atgtcttcctcctctccttctcgcCTTGAGCAGCCGCAGACAGGCAGCTTTCCACCACCTCACACGCCCATCCCCAACACCAGCAGCTCCGAAGACCCCATGTTCACCCCAGAGC TTCAGGATATGCCCGTATTCTACACCATTCGTGACTCCCAACAGATGGTGTGGGTCCTGAGTGGAGATGTTTTAATAGCAGCTCCTTCAAGCAACAACGTGCAGCCTG TCACTCTCACCTTGATAGCCTGCAGGGACACAGCATTACACGATGAAGAGAAAGGCAACCTGGTTTTCCTGGGAATCAAGGGCAAAGACCTCAGCTTCTGCTGTGCGGAAGTTGAGGGCCAGCCCACGCTGCAGCTGAAG GAGGTCAGTATCATGGAACTGTACAGGGAGAACAAAGCTCGGACGCCATTTCTCTTCTTCCACAGCCTGGAGGGCTCCACCTCTGCCTTTCAGTTGGCCTCCCACCCCGGCTGGTTCATAGCCATGTCCTCCACAGCCAAGCAGTCCGTGACACTCACCCAGGAGAGGGGCCTCGCTAACACAAACTTTTATTTAGGTCGTGAGAATTAA